The sequence CTGTTTTTGCGAACTTCAGCGGAGGATTTGTACATATATACGGCCCTACTGGTGGCTATCTCTTATCGTTCCCAATTGCAGCGTTTTTAGCAGGATTGGTAAGCGAAAGAGGGAGAAGAATAAAGGACTATGCCATAGGCTCTGCGATAGGGATTCTAGCAATCTACTTGCTGGGCTGGTTCAGATTGGGACTTTTTATGGGAGGAGATTTTGAAAAGGCCTTTTTGCTTGGAGTTGCCCCCTTTATTCCAATAGATGCCCTAAAAGGAGGACTTGCTGTTCTAATTGCCGATAGGGTTCATAAAAGCATTAAAATTTAGAGCCCCTTTCTAATATTTTCTTCCACAAATTTAATGTCGAGGGAATTCTTTACTCTAAAGAAGCTCAGCGAAACCTTTGGATT comes from Thermococcus litoralis DSM 5473 and encodes:
- a CDS encoding biotin transporter BioY, whose product is MKAREVSYVGLFAALTAVGAQIAIPIGTVPITLQVLFVLLSGLILGAKLGFLSQVVYLFMGAIGLPVFANFSGGFVHIYGPTGGYLLSFPIAAFLAGLVSERGRRIKDYAIGSAIGILAIYLLGWFRLGLFMGGDFEKAFLLGVAPFIPIDALKGGLAVLIADRVHKSIKI